One Phoenix dactylifera cultivar Barhee BC4 chromosome 8, palm_55x_up_171113_PBpolish2nd_filt_p, whole genome shotgun sequence genomic window carries:
- the LOC103702049 gene encoding 1-aminocyclopropane-1-carboxylate oxidase 1-like has protein sequence MEIPVINLGEMEGEGKSKTMSLLHEACEKWGFFWLDNHGIDEELMDKVKGLVNQHYEESMKESFYSSELAKELGPNIKASDVDWECGFFYRHQPDSNINDIPELLREAMQEYVAQLIKLAERLAELLSENLGLEKDYLKKAFSEPFVGTKVAKYPKCSQPEMVMGLRSHTDAGGIILLLQDDKVPGLEFLKDGEWVAIPPTEGYRIFVNLGDQVEVVSNGIYKSVRHHVLADKNGSRLSIATFYNPGGHAVISPASRLVYPSCYRFEDYLNYYSTTKFSDKIARFRNIKEMLV, from the exons ATGGAGATCCCAGTAATCAACCTAGGAGAGATGGAGGGAGaagggaaaagcaaaacaatgtCACTTCTCCACGAGGCATGCGAGAAGTGGGGGTTCTTCTGG CTCGATAACCATGGGATTGATGAAGAATTGATGGATAAGGTCAAGGGACTGGTGAACCAGCACTACGAGGAGAGCATGAAGGAAAGCTTCTACAGTTCAGAGCTTGCGAAAGAGTTGGGGCCTAATATCAAAGCATCTGATGTTGACTGGGAGTGCGGCTTCTTTTATCGCCATCAACCAGACTCGAACATCAACGACATTCCTGAACTACTTCG TGAAGCAATGCAGGAATATGTTGCACAATTGATCAAGCTGGCTGAAAGGCTTGCAGAACTTCTGAGCGAGAACCTTGGGCTGGAGAAGGACTACTTGAAGAAGGCATTCTCGGAGCCGTTTGTTGGGACAAAGGTGGCAAAGTACCCAAAATGCTCTCAGCCAGAGATGGTAATGGGGCTCCGAAGCCACACCGATGCTGGTGGAatcatcctattgctccaggatGACAAGGTCCCTGGTCTTGAGTTTTTAAAAGATGGGGAGTGGGTGGCGATACCTCCAACAGAAGGTTACAGAATCTTTGTGAACCTAGGTGATCAAGTGGAGGTGGTGAGCAATGGTATTTACAAGAGTGTTCGTCACCACGTCCTTGCTGACAAAAATGGAAGCCGGTTATCGATTGCTACATTCTATAATCCCGGAGGTCATGCTGTCATTTCTCCCGCTTCGAGACTTGTTTATCCGAGCTGCTACCGTTTCGAAGACTACCTCAATTACTATTCCACCACTAAATTTTCAGACAAGATCGCTAGGTTCCGAAATATAAAGGAGATGCTTGTGTGA